Part of the Verrucomicrobiia bacterium genome is shown below.
CAGAAGCATCGCCGAGAAGCCGACCTGCGCCGTGACCAGCCCCCTGGAAAACCGGCCCATGCCCAGACTCGAGGCCCCGCGACATTCGTCCTTCAGGGCGGCCTGAACGTCCACCCGGCCCGCCTGCCACGCAGGCACCAACCCGGCCGCGACCCCCGCCGCCATCGAGACCAGCGCGGCGATCCCCACCACCCGCAGATCCAGCCGGCACTCGAACCAGCCGGGCACGTTCATCCGCTCGAACAGGTGCCGCTGCAACTGGTCCGCCCCGATCCACGCGATCAGCAACCCGCCCGCCGATCCCGCCAGGGCCAGCACCACCGCCTCGATCAGCAACTGGCACGCCAGCCGCCATCGACCCGCCCCAATGGATGCCCGGACCGCCAGCTCCCGCGAACGTCGCGACGCCCGGGCCAGCAGCATGTTCGCCACGTTCACGCAGGCCAGCGCCAGGATGAATCCCGTCATCGCCAGCATCAGGTACAGAACCGGTTCGGTTCCGCCGCCCGCGTAGGCGTGCGCGAACTTCACCACGTTCAACCGTTCGTACCCGCGGTGGGTCTCGGGATACGCCTCCGCCAGTCGCGCCGCGATCCCGTTCAATTCCGCCCGGGCCGCCTCCAGCGAAATCCCACGACGCAAAATCCCCACCACCTCGACCCGCTGGAGACGCGACTCCCGCGGGTCCGTCGGCGCCGCCCGCAGGTTGGTCCACAAACGTTGCTGGTTCGGAAACCGGAACCGCGCCGGCATCACCCCAATGACCGTTCCCATCTCCCCGTTCAACGTCAGCGGGCGCCCCACGATCGCCGGATCGCTGCCGAACTCTTCCACCCACAGTCCATGCGAGAGCACGATCCGCAGCGCCGCTCCCGGCCGGTCCTCCTCCTCGTCAAACCACCGCCCAAACTGCGGCGCCACGCCCAGCAGTCGCGTCAGATTCGCCGTCGCCTGGGCCCCGACATGGTGCGAGGCCACCCGGCCCGGCCCCGCCAGATTGAATCCCGCCTCGTCCACGGCCGCCAGATCCCGCAACACGGTTTGCTGCTCCCGCAAGGCCAGGTAATCCCGCGTCGGCATCGTCTCCCATTCATGCGGATCCGCCGTCTGCGGATTCAGCCGCGACACATGAATCAACCGCTGCCCGTCCGGAATCGGAAACCCCCGCAGCAGGATGGCATCGATCAGGCTGAACTGCGTCGCCACCAGCCCGATCCCCAACGCCAGCGAAAATGCCGCCAACGCCGAGAACCCGGGCTGCCGCAACAACTGCCGGAATGCGAATCGGAGATCGTTCATGGGCGAATTTCACACCTCCATCCATCCGTCCTTGAGCTTCACGATCTTCCCGCCGTACCGGGCCCATTCCGGATTGTGGGTGACCTGCACGATGGTGGTCCCCTCCTCGTTCAACCGCTTGAACAGATCCA
Proteins encoded:
- a CDS encoding ABC transporter permease, translating into MNDLRFAFRQLLRQPGFSALAAFSLALGIGLVATQFSLIDAILLRGFPIPDGQRLIHVSRLNPQTADPHEWETMPTRDYLALREQQTVLRDLAAVDEAGFNLAGPGRVASHHVGAQATANLTRLLGVAPQFGRWFDEEEDRPGAALRIVLSHGLWVEEFGSDPAIVGRPLTLNGEMGTVIGVMPARFRFPNQQRLWTNLRAAPTDPRESRLQRVEVVGILRRGISLEAARAELNGIAARLAEAYPETHRGYERLNVVKFAHAYAGGGTEPVLYLMLAMTGFILALACVNVANMLLARASRRSRELAVRASIGAGRWRLACQLLIEAVVLALAGSAGGLLIAWIGADQLQRHLFERMNVPGWFECRLDLRVVGIAALVSMAAGVAAGLVPAWQAGRVDVQAALKDECRGASSLGMGRFSRGLVTAQVGFSAMLLVAACVLGWTVFQTRQANLGYEPERLLSGRIELHDATHPEPADRARFYRDLMDRLAGEPGVEAVAVSSRNLVHPGVGTRVVPEGRVYAHENEQPRVWLEVVSNDYFRLLGVAPVMGRLFDSRERGNEGRTGLVNESFARQFWPDEEPAGRRFRSDQTQEQWVTVVGVVPDLQMQGLFSPPSVNAAGFYLAQEQMGWGWLNLLVRTRGDATGLAGPVRRAVASIDPDQPLHSIATLAEHTSRQVRGFTIVGVMAGIFAAITLFLGAVGVYGVTSYSVGQRTREFGVRMALGATVTGVLGLVLRQGARPIGIGLAGGLVAAFFITRPLQGVFGDEFVNSPLVYGAVVMVVGGVGLVALLVPARRAARVHPMEALRAE